CTGGCCCTCCAGGAGGGCATCGTCCCGCCGACGGTGCACCTCGACGCCCCGGACCCGGAGTGCGACCTGGACTACACGCCCAACGTCGCCGTCAAGGCCGACGTCAACCTCGGCCTCTCCGACTCCTTCGGCTTCGGCGGCCATAATGCCTGCCTCGCCTTCAGGAAATATTAAGATACGATGATACAGAAAAGCCCAGCCGATCGGCTGGGCTTTTTCTTATTTCAATCTTCTTTTAATCGCCGGCTTCCTTGAGGCGCTCGGCGTTCTCGGCGATCTGCAGCTGGTCGATACACTCCTGGATGTCGCCGTCCATGAAGACCGGCAGGTTGTACATCGACCAGTTGATGCGGTGGTCGGTGACGCGGCCCTGCGGATAGTTGTAGGTGCGGATCTTGGCGGAGCGGTCGCCCGTGGAGACCATCGTCTTGCGCTTGGCGGCGATGCCGTCGAGGTATTTCTGGTGCTCCAGGTTGTACAGACGGGTCCGGAGTTCCTCGAAGGCGCGGTCCTTGTTCTTGAGCTGGGACCGCTCCTCCTGGCACTGGACCACGAGGCCGGACGGGATGTGGGTCAGGCGCACGGCGGAGTAGGTCGTGTTGACGCCCTGGCCGCCCGGGCCGGAGGCGCAGAACAGGTCGAGCCGGATGTCGTCCCAGCTCAGGTCCACGTCGAACTCGCCGGCCTCCGGGAACACGGCCACGGAAGCGGCCGAAGTCTGGATGCGGCCCTGGGTCTCGGTCTGCGGCACGCGCTGCACGCGGTGCACGCCGGACTCGTATTTCATCACGCCATACACGCCGTCGTTGCCGGAAAGCTTGAAGACGATCTGCTTGAAGCCGCCGGAGGTGCCGGGAGCCTGGTCGGTGACCTCGAGCTTCCAGCCGCGGCGCTCTGCGAAATGCTGGTACATGCGGAAGAGGTCGCCGGCGAAGATCGCCGCCTCGTCGCCGCCGGTGCCGCCGCGGATCTCGATCATCGCGTTCTTGCCGTCGTCGGGATCGGCCGGGATGAGCAGGAGGCGGATCTGCTGCTCCATCTCCGGGATCTTCGGTTCGATCTCGGAGACCTCCATGCGGGCCATCTCCCGGAGCTCCTCGTCCTTCTCGTTGACGAGGATGTCCTTGGCAGCCGCGAGGTCGTCCATCATTTTCTTGTATTCCTTGCCGGCCCGGATGATCGGCTCCAGCTCCTTGTAATCCTTGTTGAGCTGGACGTATTTCTTCATGTCCGCCATCGCCTCGGGGCTGGCGAGCTGCTCCTGCAGGGAGGTGAACTTGCCCTCCAGGGACAGGACTTTGTCGAGTAAGGTATTGTTGTCTGCCATAAGTATCAGATTTTCTTGAGGTAGCAGCGACGGCGCATGAACGGTTCGTGCTCGTAGCTGTTCCAGATGTTGACGGCGCTGTTGGTCTCGATCTGCGGGTTGGAGATCGCCCAGCGGTTGCCGATCTTGAGGGCCTTGTCGGCCATCGCTTCGTAGTAGACGGCCGAGACGCCCTTGTTCTGCCACTCGGGCGCGGCGCCGTTGACCATCAGGTCGGTGACTTCGTAGTCGTGCATCGCCCGCCAGAGGTGCCACCAGCCGAACGGGAACAGGCGGCCTTTGGCCTTCTGGAGCGCCCGGGAGATGGTCGGGAAGGAAATGCCGAAGGCGACGATGTCGTCGTGCTCGTCGAGCAGCAGGCAGCTCGCCTTGTCGTTGATGTAGGGCATCACGGACGCAGCCTCTTCGTCGATCTCCTCGTCCGTCAGCGGGATGAAGTTGGTCACCGTCTCCGCGAAGCTGTCGTTGTAGACCTGGAAGAACTTGCGGACGCGTTCCTTGTCCTTCTTGAGCTCGGAGAGGCTGCCGAAGTGGAGGTTGTAGCGCTCCTGCACCAGTTTGGACACCCGGCGGGCCTTGTCGGGCACGCCGTGGTTGGCCACCATCTTGTACTGGAGCCAGTCACATTCCTTCTCGTAGCCGAGCTCCGTGACGAAGTCGTTGTAGTACGGGAAGTTGTAGAGGCAGTTGAAGGGCGGGACGTTGTGGAAACCCTCCACCAGCATGCCCTGCTTGCCGAAAGTGTTGTAGTAGAGCGGGCCGTGGATCTCGTCCATCCCCTGCTCCTTCGCCC
The sequence above is a segment of the Bacteroidales bacterium WCE2004 genome. Coding sequences within it:
- a CDS encoding bacterial peptide chain release factor 1 (bRF-1) translates to MADNNTLLDKVLSLEGKFTSLQEQLASPEAMADMKKYVQLNKDYKELEPIIRAGKEYKKMMDDLAAAKDILVNEKDEELREMARMEVSEIEPKIPEMEQQIRLLLIPADPDDGKNAMIEIRGGTGGDEAAIFAGDLFRMYQHFAERRGWKLEVTDQAPGTSGGFKQIVFKLSGNDGVYGVMKYESGVHRVQRVPQTETQGRIQTSAASVAVFPEAGEFDVDLSWDDIRLDLFCASGPGGQGVNTTYSAVRLTHIPSGLVVQCQEERSQLKNKDRAFEELRTRLYNLEHQKYLDGIAAKRKTMVSTGDRSAKIRTYNYPQGRVTDHRINWSMYNLPVFMDGDIQECIDQLQIAENAERLKEAGD